The DNA region TCATAATACCTCTCATATTGGGTATGCGTAAATCTTTTTCTTCTACAATTCCCTTTTGACCACCAACAACCAATGGTAAATTAGTACTTAGGGTTTCTTTGCCACCATCAATTTCTCGAATAGCGGTTGCTTTATTGTCGTCAACTTCCAAACCAATACAGGCATTAATAAAATTGAAATCTAAAATGCCAGCAAGCATACCAGGCACCATTCCTCCGTTATAATCTATGGATTCCCTCCCAGCTAAGACAAGGTCAAAATCACCATTCTTAGCAACTTCAGCTAATTGTTTGGCTACAAAATAACCATCGGTAGCTTCTGCATTTACACGTATGGCCTCGTCGGCACCAATTGCCAAAGCCTTACGTAAAGTAGGTTCTGTAGAAGGGTTACCAACATTGACAACAGTTACTGATGCTCCTTGTTTTTCTTTAAACCACATAGCTCTAGTTAACACAAATTCGTCATACGGATTAATCACAAACTGAACACCATTGGTGTCAAATTTTGAGTCCCCATCAGTGAAATTTATCTTTGAAGTAGTATCAGGAACATGACTTATACAAACTAATATTTTCATTTTTATAATAGGATTTAATAATTAATGCGAAGTTACTACTTTTTTTTCAATTTGCTATGCACGCATAATAAAATAGTTGAAACATAATCTAATAAACTAGCCTTAATTTTCTATTTTTGCATTGTAATATTATATCAAAATATGAGAACGATTCAATTTAGAGAAGCCATTTGCGAAGCCATGAGCGAAGAAATGCGTAGAGACGAGTCCATTTACTTAATGGGTGAAGAAGTTGCAGAATATAATGGTGCGTATAAAGCTTCAAAAGGAATGTTAGATGAATTTGGAGCCAAACGTGTTATCGATACGCCAATTGCTGAATTAGGTTTTGCTGGTATTGCTATTGGTTCTGCAATGAATGGAAACCGTCCGATAGTAGAATATATGACTTTTAATTTTTCATTGGTCGGGATAGATCAAATTATAAATAATGCTGCAAAGATCAGACAAATGTCAGGAGGGCAGTTTAATTGCCCAATTGTGTTTAGAGGGCCTACGGCCTCAGCGGGTCAGTTAGGTGCTACACATTCTCAAGCTTTTGAGAATTGGTTTGCCAATACGCCTGGTCTTAAAGTAATAGTACCTTCAAATCCCTATGATGCTAAAGGCTTATTAAAAGCAGCGATAAGGGATGATGATCCAGTAATTTTTATGGAATCTGAACAAATGTATGGAGACAAAGGTGAAGTTCCAGATGGGGAGTATATATTACCAATAGGTGTTGCAGAGACAAAAAGAGAAGGGACGGATGTTACCATTGTTTCTTTTGGAAAAATCATTAAAGAAGCCTATAAAGCTGCAGAAATACTAGAAAAGGAAGATATTTCCGTTGAAATTATAGATTTACGTACAGTCAGACCAATGGATCATGATGCAATATTAGCATCTGTAAAGAAAACAAATAGATTGGTAATACTAGAAGAGGCTTGGCCTTTTGCAAGTGTAGCTTCAGAAATTACCTATCAAGTACAAGAACAAGCTTTTGACTTTTTAGATGCACCTATACAAAGAATTACAACAGCTGATACGCCTGCTGCATACTCTCCAGTCTTATTGGAAGAGTGGTTGCCCAATGCCAACGATGTTGTAAAAGCAGTAAAGTCTGTTATGTATGTAAAATAATGGCATTAAAATTGTAATAATCAAACCTTTTGCAACACCTTGTAAAAGGTTTTTTTATGAATACTCTAAATTTTAAACATTGAAATATCTAATTACACTTTTTTTATTGATAACTTCATTTGCTTTTTCGCAAGTTAAAGTCAGCGGACATATTGTTGACGAACAAGGTGAGGCTATTCCTTTTGCGAATATTATATTCAAGGGATCGACCGAGGGTGGCGTTTCTGATGAAAATGGAAAATTCTATATAGAATCTGAAAATACACATAAAGAATTGATGATATCTTTTCTGGGATTTGAGACCAAAATAATTCCGCTTAAAGCGAGAAACTTTGACCTTAAAATTGTTTTGAAAGAAGATGCTGCGGCATTAGATGAAGTTCAGATTTATTCAGGTAAAACCAAGAAAAAAGGAAACCCAGCGGTAGAAATTTTGAAGAAAATTTGGGCTAAGAAGCGTCAAAATGGTCTGCGTTTGTATAAACAATATGAATATGATAAGTACGAAAAAATAGAATTTGACCTCAATAATATTGATGAAAAATTTAAAAAGCGAAGACTCTTTAAAGGAATGGAGTTTGTTTTTGAACAGGTAGATACTTCAAATATTACTGGAAAACCTTACTTGCCCATTTTTATTAATGAGGCATTATACAAAGTTTATGGTAAAAACGAGCCTGTAAAAAAAACGAACGAAGAGCTCTTGGCCAATAAAAATTCAGGTTTTGAAAGTAATCAAGAACTTATTGAGTTTGTAAAGCAATTATATGTAGATTATAATATCTATGACAATTATCTCAAATTTTTTGACAAAAGTTTTACAAGTCCAATCTCGAGGACAGGAGTTTCCGTTTATAATTATGTACTAGCAGATAGTGCATACATAGGAAATAAGTGGTGCTATAACATTGTTTTTTATCCCAGAAGGAAAAACGAACTAACCTTTAAAGGCGATTTTTGGGTAAATGATACCACTTTTGCTATTCAAGAAATTGAAATGAATGCATCCAGAAGTGCAAATATTAACTGGGTTAAAGAAATTTATGTAGAGCAAGAATTTGATGTATTGAACGATTCTGTTTTCCTATTGAAAAGAGATCATATGATGTCAGATTTTGCTTTTAATTCAAAAGATAAATCAAAAGGAGTTTACGGTAGACGAACTACGTTGTTTAACAATTACGAATTTGAAAAAGAACGTGATGAAGAAGTTTACAAGCCAAAAGTTTTTGCTTATGAGGAAGAGATTTATAATAAACCTGACGATTTTTGGCATGAAAACCGAATGGAAAAACTAAATGACGATGAGGTTGGGATCTATAAAATGCTTGATACACTTAAAACAGTAAGAAGATTCAAGCAGCTCTACAATATAGGTGCAACATTAGCAACGGGATATTGGGGCGTAGCCAAAGGGTTTGACTATGGTCCGTTATTTTCTTCTTTTGGCAGTAACGATGTTGAAGGTTTTAGAGTAAGGGTAGGAGGTAGAACTTATTTTACCCAAAATGATACTTGGCGTTTAGAAGGCTATGCCGCTTATGGTTTTAAAGACGATAAAGTTAAATATGGAATTTCTGGAAAATGGTTGGTCGATAAACAGAATAGAATAATACTATCAGCTGGTAACAGAAGAGATATAGAGCAAACAGGCGTTAGTTTAACAACTGCAAATGACGTACTAAGTAGGAGTTTTGCGTCGTCATCATTTTTTGCAAGAGGGGAAAATTTTAGATTGACAAATGTCAATTTATCCAATTTTGCTATTGATGTAGAGCCTGTAAAAAACCTAAATTTTAGATTAGGAGCCACTTATAAAACATTACAATCGGCTGCTCCTGATTTATTTAACATCAGTTATTTTGACGAGGATGGAGTTCAGCAACCAAAAATAAAACAAACGGAACTGGATTTTGGTATAACCTATACACCTGGTCGTAAAACTGCGGGATTTGGTGTTGAGCGAAATGTGAGTAATGATGGTCGTTATCCTACGGTTTATCTAAGCTATACAAAAGGTCTAAAAGGGTTTTTAGATAGCGACTTTGATTATGACAAACTCCAGCTATATTATAGACACCGTATTTTAATGGGAGGTTTTGGTAAGCTAAAATATTTTTTAGAAGTTGGTAAAACTTTTGGTGATGTGCCTTTAACCATGTTAGACGTAGTTCCAGGCAATCAGGCAATTTTTAGTGTACCGCGTACTTTTGACCTTTTAAATTATTATGATTTTGTAACCGATGAATATGCTGCATTGCATATAGAGCATAATTTTAATGGGAGGATTTTATCTCGAATTCCGTTACTGCGAAAGCTAAACTGGAGAGAAATAGTGGGTGCAAGAGCAGTAGTTGGTAATTTATCGCATGATAATATTTCTAGGAGTCCTTTTTTGATTGATCGTAGGCTTAATGATAATTTATACATTC from Aureibaculum sp. 2308TA14-22 includes:
- a CDS encoding pyruvate dehydrogenase complex E1 component subunit beta; translated protein: MRTIQFREAICEAMSEEMRRDESIYLMGEEVAEYNGAYKASKGMLDEFGAKRVIDTPIAELGFAGIAIGSAMNGNRPIVEYMTFNFSLVGIDQIINNAAKIRQMSGGQFNCPIVFRGPTASAGQLGATHSQAFENWFANTPGLKVIVPSNPYDAKGLLKAAIRDDDPVIFMESEQMYGDKGEVPDGEYILPIGVAETKREGTDVTIVSFGKIIKEAYKAAEILEKEDISVEIIDLRTVRPMDHDAILASVKKTNRLVILEEAWPFASVASEITYQVQEQAFDFLDAPIQRITTADTPAAYSPVLLEEWLPNANDVVKAVKSVMYVK
- a CDS encoding DUF5686 and carboxypeptidase-like regulatory domain-containing protein; protein product: MKYLITLFLLITSFAFSQVKVSGHIVDEQGEAIPFANIIFKGSTEGGVSDENGKFYIESENTHKELMISFLGFETKIIPLKARNFDLKIVLKEDAAALDEVQIYSGKTKKKGNPAVEILKKIWAKKRQNGLRLYKQYEYDKYEKIEFDLNNIDEKFKKRRLFKGMEFVFEQVDTSNITGKPYLPIFINEALYKVYGKNEPVKKTNEELLANKNSGFESNQELIEFVKQLYVDYNIYDNYLKFFDKSFTSPISRTGVSVYNYVLADSAYIGNKWCYNIVFYPRRKNELTFKGDFWVNDTTFAIQEIEMNASRSANINWVKEIYVEQEFDVLNDSVFLLKRDHMMSDFAFNSKDKSKGVYGRRTTLFNNYEFEKERDEEVYKPKVFAYEEEIYNKPDDFWHENRMEKLNDDEVGIYKMLDTLKTVRRFKQLYNIGATLATGYWGVAKGFDYGPLFSSFGSNDVEGFRVRVGGRTYFTQNDTWRLEGYAAYGFKDDKVKYGISGKWLVDKQNRIILSAGNRRDIEQTGVSLTTANDVLSRSFASSSFFARGENFRLTNVNLSNFAIDVEPVKNLNFRLGATYKTLQSAAPDLFNISYFDEDGVQQPKIKQTELDFGITYTPGRKTAGFGVERNVSNDGRYPTVYLSYTKGLKGFLDSDFDYDKLQLYYRHRILMGGFGKLKYFLEVGKTFGDVPLTMLDVVPGNQAIFSVPRTFDLLNYYDFVTDEYAALHIEHNFNGRILSRIPLLRKLNWREIVGARAVVGNLSHDNISRSPFLIDRRLNDNLYIPTKPYYEYFVGVDNIFKFIRIDFVFRGNYNQIPGATKFAIKGGFGFYF
- a CDS encoding electron transfer flavoprotein subunit beta/FixA family protein encodes the protein MKILVCISHVPDTTSKINFTDGDSKFDTNGVQFVINPYDEFVLTRAMWFKEKQGASVTVVNVGNPSTEPTLRKALAIGADEAIRVNAEATDGYFVAKQLAEVAKNGDFDLVLAGRESIDYNGGMVPGMLAGILDFNFINACIGLEVDDNKATAIREIDGGKETLSTNLPLVVGGQKGIVEEKDLRIPNMRGIMMARKKPLNVIEPISFEATTTSKSFEKPEAKGAVKLVDADNVGELVDLLHNEAKVI